The Anomaloglossus baeobatrachus isolate aAnoBae1 chromosome 4, aAnoBae1.hap1, whole genome shotgun sequence genome contains the following window.
TGAACAGGACTTCTTACAGTATGCCTGGATGCACCCTCATTAGGATCATGTACCTGCTCAGCCTCGAGAGATGAATAAATCAATGGCATCCGCCCTATCAAATCTGTTCAAGCCAAATTTGCACTTCAGAGCCTCTACGTGAATCCAAACCAGGGCTgtagagtcggagtcgtggagtaggagttggtataaaatggacagactcagactcctaaaatatataataaatcgggtacagtagttcaatgcagaatgggcTAAATATTTTTTTATAGGAATTTGGAaaattatgaaatgtcctataaatgtctgttctattcctgatctaaggctacattcaaacagtatttttgctgcgttttttgaggatacgtttttcagctgcaaaagcagatcatcttttaaaaaaaaaaacgcatcacctgaaaggtttttgagctcatagatattgttttcaatagcaaaagcagattagataaacaccacaaactgacatgctcattctttgtgaggatccgtttttgagcccaaaaacggatcttcacaaaaaaaaatgcttcaaacatgataagtacaattacggTAAACTGATGAATGAGTGCAATGACCAACAGCTATTAGAAAACTTAGgactcagtatgtttgagatggagcctcggtgctgttcatgtaactgaggaacaaacagatattaccacagaagaacagcaaaatgatactttaggattagatgatcttgttgaagctgcttcaaaaacactttcatattcatcacatgcgctcggttgtgcacacgctgcagctggcaacacgagagtctgcaagaggggcatgctggaaatctgattaattgctgataatcttttaacccGTCCAACaacaaaaaagtttcaaaaatagtACTGATGTAAAATAAAACAAGTGGCAAATATTTAGTGATGATTTTGTGTAATAAAATAATCTGGTTTAAAATGTATAAAACTTTAGTTCGAAAATTGTGAAGTTCTGAAATTTTCGGGCAAGTTTTcaatattttcattaaaaaaaaaaacgctaaATGAGattgaccaaaatttaccactaacaaagtacaatatgtcatgaaaaaaataaaaatctcaaaATCACCGGgacctgttgaagcgttccagagttattactacaaagtgatactggtcagaattgtaaaatttgcccAGGTCAGGAggtggtgaaagggttaaacagtacatagcagagacacatatataacactctcagcacaggaacattttataaccACATCGAATTGTGGAAATTATTCCAAGATTTTttgattaaaaattaacttttctgGGAAAACTCCTTTACCATGTGCACAGCAGTGTAATTTTACATTGCTGTGCTTTGTTCATCTTTTTGCAGTGAAAGACACTTGAGAATATGTTCACATACTCTTGCAAATATGGAAAACTCTCACTTCAGTTTTTTTTCCCTCCAATAAAACCTGctctactcaccctccccaggtacaGAACAGGGTATCTGCTGCTCCTGGTATCTCTTATCGGCAGCCCAGATATAAGGTTGACAGCACTGTAATCTATAACAGAGCTCAGCCAGAGTACATGGCTTTAGTCACAGATTAGCATCATGACATCAGTGCGGATGACATGAACAGATATCATGAGCAGTGATGGAGACTGAGTACTAGACCCAAAGAGAGTGAATAGAGCACAGCTGTTTTCCAAGGACTCAATGACTTaacgtaccatcacactaagcaacatcgctgctgaggcacaacttgctagcaatgttgctgtgtgtgacatccagcaacaacctggcccctgctgtgaggccgtTTGTTGTTGcggaataaggggtgcttcacacataacgagatcgctaccgaaatcgctgctacggcacagttttggtgacgcaacagtgacctcattagcgatctcgctgtgtgtgacactgagcagcgatctggcccctgctgcgagatcgctgctcgttacacacagccctggttcgttttcttcaaaggcgctctcccgctgtgacacacagatcgctgtgtgtgacagcgagagagcgacgaaatgaagggagcaggagccggcatctggcagctgtggtaagctgtaaccagggtaaacatcgggtaaccaaggtggttacccgatatttaccttagttaccagcctccgcagctctcacgctgccggctccggctctctgcacatgtagctgcagtacacatcgggttaattaacccgatgtgtactgtagctaggagagcaaggagccagcgctaagcagtgtgcgccgctccctgctctcgcggttatgatcgctgcttcggctgctgtgtttgacagctaagcagcgatcataacagcgacttacaaggtcgctgttacgtcacagaaagtggtgacgtaacagcgacctcgttgtcgctgtcgcttagtgtgaaccagccctaacctggaccattttttagttgttgctctcccgctgtgaagcacagatcgctgtgtgtgacagcgagagagcaacaactaaatgtccaggcagcaggagccggcttctgcggacgctggtaaccacggtaaacatcgagtaaccaagaagcccttaccttggttacccgatatttaccttcgttaccagcgtccgccgctctaacgctgcctgtgctgccggctccctgcacacgtagcagagcacacatcgggtaattaacccgatgtgtactgtggctaggagtgcagggaacaaagagccggcactggcagtgtgatagCGGcgagcgctggtaacaaaggtaaatatcgggtaaccaagggaagggcttcttggttacccgatgtttaccgtggttaccagtgtccgcagaagccggctccctgctgcctgcacacgtagcacagtacacatcgggtaattaacccgatgtgtactgtggctaggtgtgcagagaggcagcgTTAAGCGGTatgtgctggtaactaaggtaaatatcgggttggttacccgatatttaccttagttaccaagcgcagtatgcttccacgtgtagcgacgctccagcgatccctgccaggtcaggttgctggtgggatcgctggagcgtcgcttagtgttacatctcaccagcgacctcctagcaacttaccagtgatccctatcaggttgtatcgttgttgggatcgctggtaaattgttgagtgtgactgggcctttacatggCTGAGTGCAATCAAATAATACAATCAGACTTGGACATGCTGTCAgaaggcaaaaaaacaaacaaactgcacAGCCCCACAGAATAATAATGGCCCGAGTGAGTGCGATCCAAATAGTGTCAATGTCAGCGAGCCCTAATACATAAAGACACTTTACCTAAAGATCAAATGAAAGATGTAAATCTGTTCTGCTTCTATATAGTTTCATTTTTTTACTACTGTAGCTGCTATTATCATATAATAAATGTATAAAAGTTAGCTCACTAGTTTTGTTCTTTGTAAAATGCAGAAAATAAATGCTATATGCAAGATCCAATGTTTATATCTGGTAGTTCTAACAAAGATTTATTTAACCACTGGTAAAAATACCAGACTACAGCACAGCCGTTGTTACTGCATTAGAACTCACACCATTAAAAGGGCGGGGGAATACCTGTACATCGAAATATACATTGGTGTTTAACATTTTCATTTACAATCACGACTGATAGCTAAAGATGTGTAGCAACAGAAGAAGAAATTCAGAAGCAAAGTGGTAAGACATCTTAAATTGTTAGTGTGCTATGTGGTGTGAAAAAGACAAGTCACACAATATTGCGTGGACACAACTACATAATTAAGAATGATGCAGTTAAAGTAGATCGCTATAGGGGTAAAACAGTATGTACACATCAGAGCCCAAAATAGTACAGTCTGTATATAAACAGTAATGCAAGTTCAATGTAAATTAAGCACAAAAATAAAAATCCAGGACTTCAAAAGAACTCATTGATAATATGGCCTGTATCTACTCTGATCAGGATGATGTGGCCCAGGAATAGGAGCTTGGTTTGGAGGACCTTGCATTCGAGGAGGTGGTGGAGGTCCTCTTGGAGCAGGCCACATGCCTGGGCTTATTCCCCCAGGCTGAGTAAAAGGTGGGCTAAGAGTTCCTTGCTCTTCATTAAATTGTGGTAAAGAGTTAGGATTATAATGATGTGGAGGAGGGGCATTTACAGGTGGACCACCATGTTGTGGTGGTGGAGGTCCTGGAGGAGGATGATTCATATACGGTGGCAACTGGGCAATGAGATGTCCAGGCGGAGGTGTAATTGGTGGTGGAGCAGATGTCAAAGGTGGGGGTGGTCCTTGGCTGTACACCAAGTGGGGGGTACCAGCTCCTTGAGGTGGGTGTTGCATTGGATGACTTATTGGGGGTGGGGGCGGTGGGGGAGGAGCATAATGTTGCTGTGGAGGCATAATATGATGAGGATGAGTTACTACTGGTTGACCAGGATActcagggtggtgaagagctggacCAGGGACTTGAGGAGCTTCCCTAGCCCCAGATCCAGAATCATCTTGTATGGGTACCGTTATTAAATTGCTGTGTGTTCTAGTATTAATTCTGAAAGCATCTTGAGGAACAGTACGAGGAGGTGGTGGAGCCATGGCCATTTCAGCAGGAGAAGCCCGCATATCTTCATGTTGCTGATTAAAATGCTCATGAGGCACATGTTGTAGAGGGGGAGGGGGCATCAGTATGTGCGGCTTTGGTGGCATGTGACTCAAAAGGTGCTTGTCTGCGGGCATTATAAAGCGATCAGCCAAATCTGTTGGAGGTGGAACCATAGGAGGGTGGATTGGTTCAGGTTGAGGACGACTAGCAGGCTTCGCTGCTCTCATATGTCGATGATTTATATGGGCTTGCAAGTCTCTCTGGGACAGATATGTTCTCTTGCATCCTTGCACGATACTACACATAAAGAGTGTTCCACGGGCACACTGCTCAATTCTCTGAACTGGATCATTACAGCTGAAACAGACAACATCTTACATTAGAATTCAGTTGGCATATGCATTTTCCAAATAATGGCTTTATTTTATTTACTATTCCAAAAAGCAACTATAGACCTTATAAACGATTGTCAAGTGGACAGAAAATATTAGGTCTTATTACAACGCTTAACTAGTCTTGGCTAGACAGAAGTCACGTCAAATCACTGACatggtgcagtttaaaacgcaaccaaaatgcaagaaaaaaatgcaacgtgcgcacatggcctaataccTACATACCAGTAGGGGACACAACATCATGTCCCAACAGATCTGTTAAAGTAAACATAAAATGAACATTATTTTAACCCCGTATTGAAAAGCCTATTTTCCTTTGTTTTTCTCCTGCTCTCTCCTACCTCATTTTTACTTCATTTTTCCATCcacatgacttttgggttttcattggctgtaagccataatcatcaacattaacagatataaacaacacttgaaatagatccctctgtttgtaatgactaccatatttttcagactataagacacacttttttcccttaaatttggggggaaagtggggggtgtgttttatagtccgatggctgcggtgcGGTGGAGCAGGTGAAGGCgggtgcggtggagcgggtcaccagaggcaggagcaggctgtaacagcgctATCATgatcacgtgggcccgctcatttgatatgcacacccatcatcccgcccatctctcaggcctcaagccggcgctgacaggtaggcgggatgatgggcgggggatgcgtgcaTACTAAAGAGCCtgcccgcgtaatcaccccaggcaactacagcatggagtgatcatgtgcggctatattcactgccccccgtgcaccatcatcagagcgaagggcagtgaataagtacggtatactcactgttcccctgcagcatcgcggtgtcctcctgtctgccagctgatctgtgtggagagcggtgagcacagcgattacATCATCGCTGTAcacacagctccacacaggtcagatgGCACACAGACATGAAGCGAGCGATGCTAAGTGGAGTGAGGAAAGTtgagtatacagcgggagtccGCCAGCTGTTACTGCAAATCCGGCCGCGGCTGAAGTGACGGCGAGatccgcggtgacttcagtcaggtgatgtgtggtgacagctggagtcaccgctaatcccggcggctcacttcacttgcggcctgaccctcacagagagcggtcgtgttctatggccgctctctgtgattgtcagatgtagcagagctggatgcgtcatgggacatagtgtggattacatcggacctaggtgttttagggggttaataaatgaataaggagaactataatacatttctaattgaaggtatttgctagtaTTACTACACACTGGGATCTTGGGGAAACCTCTTTAAAATGAAGATGCCAATTAAATGGAGCCTACtacagtattaaccccttcacccccagccactaaaacaccctaatgaccgggccattttttgcaattctgaccagtgtcattttgacaggttataactctggaacgcttcaacggatcctggcgattctgttattgttttttcgtgacatattgtacttcatgtcagtggtaaatttaggccgatattttttgcgtttatttgtgaaaatttaggaaattgtgcgaaaatttcgcaattttcaaactttgaaaatttatgcccataaatctgagagaaatgtcacacaaaatagttactaaataacatttcccacttgtctactttacatcagcgcaattttcgaaagaaatttttttttcgttaggaagttagaaggggtcaaagttcatcagcaatttctaaatttttccaacaaaatttacaaaataattttttttagggaccacatcacatttgaggtgactttgagaggccgaggtgacagaaaatagccaaaagtgaccccattctaaaaactgcacccctcacactgctcaaaaccacatcccagaagtttattaaccctttaggtgcttcacaggaaccaaagcaatgtggaaggaaaaaatgaaaattttactttttaacacaaaaatgttactttagccataaaattttcatttttacaagggagaaaagggaaagtgcaccctacaattcattgtgcattttctcctgagtatgctgataccccatatggggtaaaaatcaattgtttgggtgcatggcagaggtcgaaaggcaaggagcgccatttgaatgcaaaattagctgcactcattagcggacgccatgtcgggtttgaagaccccctgaggtgcctaaacaatggagatcccccacaagtgaccccattttggaaactagagccctcaaataatttttctagatgtttggtgagcactttgaacaccttggggcttcacagaagtttataaagttgagctgtgaaaagaattttttttttttttaccacaaaactgttgcttcaactaagtagcttttttttccacaagggtatcaggaaaaaatacaccatgaaatttatagtgcatttttttcctgagtacgacgattcctcatatgtggtggaaagtaattgtttgggcgcatggcggggctcagaagagaaggagcaccatttgacagcaaaatttgtttgactCATTAgctgataccatgtcacgtttggagaccccctgaggtgcctaaacagtgtagctcccccacaagtgaccccattttggaaactagacccctcaaggagtttatctagatgtttagtgagccccaaggggctccacagaagttgataatgttgagccatgaatacaattttcttttttttttaccccagaacggttacttgaaccaggtagctttttttttcacaagggtatcaggaaaaaatgcaccataaaacgtattgtgcaatttctcctgagtacgcagatacctcacatgtggtggaaagtaattgttgggcgcatggcatggctcagaagagaagggcaccatttgacagcaaaaaagagaattttgtttacttaccgtaaattctttttcttatagttccgtaatgggagacccagaccatgggtgtatagcttctgcctccggaggacactaagtactacactaaaaagtgtagcccctccctccgagcatatacaccccctggttaaccaaatatagccagtttagtgcaaaagctgaaggagagtagccacccacaagtagagatagagcaagaaccggaacaaccggagcctctgtctacaacaacagccgatgataacacgcggaacaggaaactgccaacaggcaacagggagggtgctgggtctcccattacggaactataagaaaaagaatttacggtaaggaaacaaaattctctttttcttcatcgttcctatgggagacccagaccatgggacgtctcaaagcagtccatgggtgggaataaacagaaaactgagaagtaggcgaaacctaacttcgcaaatgggcgacagccgccagaagggtgcatctgcccaagctcgcatctgccgaagcatgagcatgcacttgtagtgcttcgaaaaggcatgcagactagtccaagtggcagtctgacagacctgctgagccgtagcctggtgcctgaaacccaagaggcaccgacagctctggtcgagtgtgcctcgatcccccggcgggggaggcactcgagtacactggtaggcatcggaaatggccgacataatccaacgagctagggtcggcttagagccgagaggcccttacgccgacctgtggtcagcacaaaaagagaggtgcaccgcctaagaacagcggtgcgagacacatagatccggagcgcccgcacctgatgcaggatatgcaacgctttttcaaagcgatgaacaggagccggacaaaaggaaggcagggaaatgtcctggttaaggtggaaaggagaaaccaccttagggagaaagtccggagtcggacggagaaccaccttgttttgatgaaaaaccaaaagaggtgactccgaggagagtgcagccaaatcagagactctcccgagggaagttatggccactagaaagaccactttctgtgaaagacgagacaaagaaacctccctaagaggctcaaaggggggtttctggaagccgagaggaccagattaaggtcccagggatccaaaggctgccggtaaggcggaatgatgtgagatgcgccctgtatgaaggagcgcacctgagccagccgggcgatacgccgctggaaacacactggcagagccgagacctgtcccttgagggaattgagggatagtcctagctgcagaccggactgtagaaaggaccggagggtcggcaaggaaaaaaggccaagaagcatggccggaagggcgacaccaggacaggaaaattctccaggtcctgtgatagattttggccaaggaatacttccgagccagagtcatagtggagatgacttcaggagggataccagaagtcgtcaagatccaggactcaagagccacgccgtcaaactgagagccgcagaattctggcggaaagacggaccttgtgagagaaggtctggatggtccgggagatgccacagcacctcaacggacagatggagcaggtcagggtaccaaaaatcgcctgggccagtctggcaatgagaatgacccgacgtccCCCCATTCTGAACTTGCGCAggtctctgggcaagagctagagggggaaacgcgtaagacagacgaaactgggaccaatcttgaaccagcacgtctgctgcaaaggcctgaggatcgtgggagagaAGATCCacctccggagtgccccacttgcagaAGATTAAcctgagacaatctgcctcccagttttccacgcctgggttgtGGACTGCGGATGTGATGGACCTggaatcctccgtccactgaaggataccaacagtgccaggcggctgagtgtcacgccctggtgttaatgtaggcaaccgctgtcgcgttgtctgactggactcgaatgttcttgcccgccaacaggtggtgaaaggccaagagagctagaagcacagctctgatctccagcacagtgatcgagagggctgattcggacggagtccaagtgccctgcgctctgtggtagagatataccgctccccagccggatagactggcatccgtggtgcggatcacccaggacggggccaaagaggagcgtccctgaagagaggggccgaagccaccactcctggtatgtggcgacagagccactaacctgtgcaagaaggaagtccgcttgtcccaacagcggagaatatccagctgcaggacgcagatggaactgggcaagggaaccgcttccattgacgccaccatctgacccagcacctgcattaggtgcctgatggaatgacggcggggcctcagcaaagagcgcaccgctagtggagggactgctgtttgactaaaggcagcttcacaagtgccgacagagtctcgaattgcatccctaggtacgtgagcttctgggtcggagacagagtggacttgggcagaatgacaagccacccgaattggactagagtggcgagagtgagcaaggcactccgctgacggtctgcacaggatgaagccttgactagaaggccgtccaggaaaagggatgccaacccttggaagtgcagaaccgcaaccactgctgccatgaccctgatgaatactcgaggggccgtggctaacccgaagggaagagccacgaatcggaaatgttcctctccgattgcaaaacgttgccaacgctggtgcgaaactgcaattggcacatgcagatagacatctctgatgtcgaggatgcaaggaatctccttgggtcattgaggcaatgactgatcacagagactccatgcgaaaaagccgcacctgaacatgcttgttgagaagcctgagatccaggatgggccggaaggaaccgtccctttaggggactaggtagagatttgagtagaaacctctgaaccgttcccaggcgggaaccggtacaattactccgttggcctgcaaggatgccacggcctgagagaaggcggcggccttggagcaggggggagttgacagaaaaaaatctgtttggcgggctggatagaattctatcctgtagccgtgggagatgatatcccgcacccactgatcggagacgtgttgaaaccacatgtcgccaagtgggagagcctaccaccgaccaaggacgttgctggcgcggccagatagtcaagaggaggctgcctcagtggcagcagctcctgcggtcttctgaggacgcggcttcgtgcgccagttgggtttttggtccttggctgagttagtggacgaggccgagggcttagaggacgaccagttggaggaacgaaaggaacgaaacctcgactgattcctgccctgtacAGGTTCCTGGTTTTGGCTTGTGGCATGggagtactctttccgccagtagcttcctgaataatttcatccagttgttcaccgaacagcctgggcccagcaaatgggagcccagcaaggtacttctttgaagaagcgtctgccttccactctcgaagccacaagatcctgcggatagcgagagaattggccaaagccaccgcagtgcggagcctccagcatggcagacattgcatgggatgaaaaggctgaagacctggaagttaaggcaaccatcggggcatagagtccctgttgagggaatgcatctcctccagagaagcagagatggctctgaagcccacactgctgcaaaagatggggagaacgaggcccctgccgcctcatatacagatggcggacagtggaatccttaagggagttgccatcagccactgatacaactttccgggctgagagtctagacaccggagggtctacctttggtgaatgagcccactccttgaccacctctggtggaaacggaaaacggtcatcagaaccacgctttgggaagcgtctgtcaggacaggccctgggctttgtcacagtggcctgaaaaactggagtggataaggaacacactccttgttctcttaggcaaggtatactgatgcttttctgccagagaggggtgctcccctgatacaggcggattgaggtccagtacaaatataatggacgcaatcaaatcattagcatctgcgtcactttcggacagatcaatggggtacacggagtaacgtccgagcccccagtaaaggcatcctccttgtcctgcgagtcagctcgtgaaccagagccgcgggacgaggaaggaaaggggaccctgcgtctccattttaggaggacgtggtctgagaccagatgaagaatcctctgtgagctttgctgagcgagccgtagcagcagaagcgccctgagaagggggctgatgcatgctcagcagtgtccgggacagctgtcccctggagagagggattctacccaagccgggggttcagccaccggagccggagcagccggagggaccactggggatgagcctccaggctgaggcaccactatgttagagcaggcatcacaatgtggttatgtgctcggtacaggcagtacgagcctacagcagtgcatattaagtacagccttgcagccttgctctgatgtgagacatgctgctgaagtgggggctctggccagaatgacccccagcagagtatataaacagtgtatataagcaggtccacaaccggaggttgtggcttgccagaccgtttgacatagagacatctctgtgccctccagatcccacagcccggacccccagagagatggccagcgccgatcgctgtcacaatgtggttatgcagacatgcatgagaacgctgataaaatggcgctggagcgaggagagggggcggggccaactctaagagcgggatcggagggccaaggagatatacaggggagggaatatttcctcagagaggagtgtccctccccagtGCTGAACagtcgctgggcggagccgcactgtccctctgcatgattggcatgcaggggcagtgaaaacgaaactaggcctcaggcgaagccggggcctaaatttaacgatgcagccggcgagcaggcaccatcggcgcggttctcaggtaaaaaccagagaaccggccggaaatgtcacaatagatacacagcacactctccccaacaataaagtacaagggaccccccgataataacgtctcagatacttagcttgtgagacgcagggccaggtccctgagggatgagtgctccgtccggcaggatcctgaaagggctgcggatggagaccggtctcctgcaaggcagggagaaccgtgctggctcccacttcaagccagagccccggagggatggtgaaggagcgcggcatgtaaggctccagccctgaaatcaaccttaacaacaccgccgacacagtggggtgagaagggacatgccgggagtccaggcttggacccgcttttcttcaaactctttccaaaaatcaaaatcagatgagaatgcatgtgtggatgtgtgcctcctgaacacaaagcattgaactggctatatttggttaaccagggggtgtatatgctcggagggaggggctacactttttagtgtagtactttgtgtgtcctccggaggcagaagctatacacccatggtctgggtctcccataggaacgatg
Protein-coding sequences here:
- the CBLL1 gene encoding E3 ubiquitin-protein ligase Hakai isoform X5, with the translated sequence MLDNDLQGTNSMGSLSGLDVRRRIPIKLISKQPNKNKVLARPMRNMNRIPSKPQQGEEEGFDYNEDERYDNKGSDMFGNQRRFPAHTFWDFKLNLVGEKDDTPVHFCDKCGLPIKIYGRMIPCKHVFCYDCALLHEKKADKLCPGTLVEESTDTYKRVSCNDPVQRIEQCARGTLFMCSIVQGCKRTYLSQRDLQAHINHRHMRAAKPASRPQPEPIHPPMVPPPTDLADRFIMPADKHLLSHMPPKPHILMPPPPLQHVPHEHFNQQHEDMRASPAEMAMAPPPPRTVPQDAFRINTRTHSNLITVPIQDDSGSGAREAPQVPGPALHHPEYPGQPVVTHPHHIMPPQQHYAPPPPPPPPISHPMQHPPQGAGTPHLVYSQGPPPPLTSAPPPITPPPGHLIAQLPPYMNHPPPGPPPPQHGGPPVNAPPPHHYNPNSLPQFNEEQGTLSPPFTQPGGISPGMWPAPRGPPPPPRMQGPPNQAPIPGPHHPDQSRYRPYYQ
- the CBLL1 gene encoding E3 ubiquitin-protein ligase Hakai isoform X4, with product MDHSDNDLQGTNSMGSLSGLDVRRRIPIKLISKQPNKNKVLARPMRNMNRIPSKPQQGFDYNEDERYDNKGSDMFGNQRRFPAHTFWDFKLNLVGEKDDTPVHFCDKCGLPIKIYGRMIPCKHVFCYDCALLHEKKADKLCPGTLVEESTDTYKRVSCNDPVQRIEQCARGTLFMCSIVQGCKRTYLSQRDLQAHINHRHMRAAKPASRPQPEPIHPPMVPPPTDLADRFIMPADKHLLSHMPPKPHILMPPPPLQHVPHEHFNQQHEDMRASPAEMAMAPPPPRTVPQDAFRINTRTHSNLITVPIQDDSGSGAREAPQVPGPALHHPEYPGQPVVTHPHHIMPPQQHYAPPPPPPPPISHPMQHPPQGAGTPHLVYSQGPPPPLTSAPPPITPPPGHLIAQLPPYMNHPPPGPPPPQHGGPPVNAPPPHHYNPNSLPQFNEEQGTLSPPFTQPGGISPGMWPAPRGPPPPPRMQGPPNQAPIPGPHHPDQSRYRPYYQ
- the CBLL1 gene encoding E3 ubiquitin-protein ligase Hakai isoform X3; the protein is MDHSDNDLQGTNSMGSLSGLDVRRRIPIKLISKQPNKNKVLARPMRNMNRIPSKPQQEGFDYNEDERYDNKGSDMFGNQRRFPAHTFWDFKLNLVGEKDDTPVHFCDKCGLPIKIYGRMIPCKHVFCYDCALLHEKKADKLCPGTLVEESTDTYKRVSCNDPVQRIEQCARGTLFMCSIVQGCKRTYLSQRDLQAHINHRHMRAAKPASRPQPEPIHPPMVPPPTDLADRFIMPADKHLLSHMPPKPHILMPPPPLQHVPHEHFNQQHEDMRASPAEMAMAPPPPRTVPQDAFRINTRTHSNLITVPIQDDSGSGAREAPQVPGPALHHPEYPGQPVVTHPHHIMPPQQHYAPPPPPPPPISHPMQHPPQGAGTPHLVYSQGPPPPLTSAPPPITPPPGHLIAQLPPYMNHPPPGPPPPQHGGPPVNAPPPHHYNPNSLPQFNEEQGTLSPPFTQPGGISPGMWPAPRGPPPPPRMQGPPNQAPIPGPHHPDQSRYRPYYQ
- the CBLL1 gene encoding E3 ubiquitin-protein ligase Hakai isoform X2, which codes for MDHSDNDLQGTNSMGSLSGLDVRRRIPIKLISKQPNKNKVLARPMRNMNRIPSKPQQGEEGFDYNEDERYDNKGSDMFGNQRRFPAHTFWDFKLNLVGEKDDTPVHFCDKCGLPIKIYGRMIPCKHVFCYDCALLHEKKADKLCPGTLVEESTDTYKRVSCNDPVQRIEQCARGTLFMCSIVQGCKRTYLSQRDLQAHINHRHMRAAKPASRPQPEPIHPPMVPPPTDLADRFIMPADKHLLSHMPPKPHILMPPPPLQHVPHEHFNQQHEDMRASPAEMAMAPPPPRTVPQDAFRINTRTHSNLITVPIQDDSGSGAREAPQVPGPALHHPEYPGQPVVTHPHHIMPPQQHYAPPPPPPPPISHPMQHPPQGAGTPHLVYSQGPPPPLTSAPPPITPPPGHLIAQLPPYMNHPPPGPPPPQHGGPPVNAPPPHHYNPNSLPQFNEEQGTLSPPFTQPGGISPGMWPAPRGPPPPPRMQGPPNQAPIPGPHHPDQSRYRPYYQ